Part of the Aureitalea marina genome, GACGGATTGTTTAACATCAGTGCAGCATCTTCGTAGGCCGGAGAGCCCTCCAGCTTAACCAAAGTTAGTTCAGGTTGAGTCTCTTCGACTACCTCCTGTTCTACTTCTACTTCTTGTTCTTCAGTGTTTTCCTTGGTTTGTTTACACCCAACCGCTACAAGCGCAAGAATGAGTAAAACCAGGATAGATTTTGGTGCTTTCATGGTGATGGTCTTTTGTTTTTTATAAGGAACCTTAAAATTACGCATTTTCGTGCTATGCGTTCAAGGAAATATGGATATCTACCTAGGGGCACCATTCCCCTCCCGGGACAAGCTATCTTTTTCAATCATGCGGCCCAAATGAAATAAGGAGAGGCATGGATGATTCTTGAAACGTGATCTCTTGATTCAAGAATTTGGCATGGCTAATTCTCTATAAGTCACATCCCTCGCTTAACGGCAAACCATAGGCCCATTCACCTAGCGCTTCTTCGGGTTCTTTGTCCAGATCAGGATCAGAAAAAGGACTATTTGGAGTACGCAGCCAACACCCCATAAGGTGAGCAGGTAGCTTTTATTGCGTTGCATCACAACATAGTCGGCGATACCCGCCTTCCAGAACATCCATTCGTCGGCTAGGGAAGAGGCCATATTCCAATGCCCGGTTTCCAAAACGATCACACCCGATCCCGTTTTAAGGTCGATCCTTGCGGCAGTGTTAATGGCGTTGTTTCCGCTACCATCGTGACCGATGATTAAGGAGTTTTGATCGTTTTGACTATACAAATGTGGGCCTAATCCATATACCCCGATATTGTTGATAAAGGCTTCAGCTTGGCTCTGTGAAGCGATGGTCTCCTTGGAAAGTACTGGGTTGTCCATGAGTTGCACCTGCAAGAACTTGGAAAGATCACCGGTGGTCGTATAGAGCCCGGCTGCAGCAAGTGCTGTAAACTGATTCATCTCCCTGGTGGAACCATCATCCTGAAAGACTTGAGCCAATTGGGTCCTTGGTGTAGCGCCAAATGCAAAAGTAGAGTTGAGCATGCCTAATGGCTCCAGGACTTCTTCTTTCATATAGGTTTCGAACGATTGACCACTGATCTCTTCGATCAAGAGTTGCAGAATGGTGTAACCAGCACCCGAGTACCTGTATTGGGAGCCCGGCTGGTAGCCAACAATGGCGACCCCATCCGAATAATCCGTGTCTGCTGCTCGCGTGAGCGACTCTTCCAGGGTCTGGATTTCTTGACCGGGAGGAAATCCGCTATAACCCAGCTCATCGATCAGTCCAGCGGAGTGCGAGAGTAACCTCCGAACGGTGACCAAACTATTGTCAAATTCGCTTTTTGGTAAATGCCACCGGCTTAGATATTGATCGACAGGCTTATCGAGGTCCAACCGTCCATCTTCGACCAACTTCATCACTCCATAAGAGGTCACCCACTTACTGATAGAGGCAACAGGAAAGACAGTGTTTTGATCGACGGTCTTGTCTGCAGATTTGAAGAAAGTCTCCACCACTTGACCATCTTCAATCAAAGTCATGGCCAAATTACCCACGGATGATTCCTGTACCTTTTCTTGAGCCGCTTCTATAAAACCTTCCGGACTGTCCAGCTTGTTGAGTGGTCTAAGTAAGAAACCATCAATGAATCCAAAACCGACAAATGCGGTCCAGAGTACTAGAACAAATAGAACGATAGAGATGCGTTTGAGTAACTTCATGAGATAGTTGCGTTTAAGGTTCCACATTGAGTTGACCCAAAAATGAACTATTCGCATGACGCAATGGTTCGAATAGCTGTTACTCGAACCTTTTAGTTCCAAATTATATGGAATCAGCTCTCCATACTGCTGCCTGCAGCATTTCGGAATTGCGAAGGGGTCTGTCCGGTGTTCTTTTTGAAGGCGGTATTAAAGGACGATTTGGAGTTAAATCCTACTTCGTACATGATCTGTTGGATGTTGAGATCGTTTTGTGTCAGTAGACGACAAGCTTCTTCTATGCGGTAGGAATTGATATAATCGTAAAAGTGTTGTCCCAAGACCTTATTGATCAAAAATGAGAGTTGCCTTTCGGAGATGTTGGTCTGTTTCGCCAGATCTTGTAGGGTCAGGAAGTTGTCCAAATAAGGCTTCTGGGCAGACATATGGCTCGATAGATCCGCAATCTCTTGTTCGTAGGATTCAGTTTCTTGCGGGTCTGACAGCGCTTGAGTAGTTGCAATGTCCAAATCGACACCGCTAAACAAATAAGGTGTACGCATGGTCTTGATCACAAACCAACAAATGATGATCAGGGCAAATGCAAAAATGATCAGGTTTAAGAGTTCGAGTCTTTGTTCATTCAGAACCAACCGCAAGAGCACCAAGCAATTGGCTATAAGATATAGGATAGTGGTGTTCCTCAACCACTTATATACCCCGCTATGAACCGAATAATTAGCCAACCGTATTTGTTTGAATCGCGACAGGGTCACAAAGATCGCTACGAAATAGGCCGCATACTGTAACTGTGTGGTGACGATATTTAGGACATCGATTTCCCGGGTCACTTCAGTGGAGAGAAGCAATACATAAAAGCCGACAAATGGTAGGGCATGCCAGAGCTGTTTCCATCCAATTGGATAGTTGGTAAAGCAAGTTTTCTTGACATAGAAATACAAAAGAGGCATCTGCAGATAGGCAGAAGCATTTCTAAAGTGGTCTAAAACTGGATAATTCGAATAGACTTTTCTGAGGAATATGGCAGACAGATCGAAGGATATGACAAGCAGGAAGATCGCAAAGAAATAATTGGCAATCCTGTTCTTGGATTTGGTAGTAAACAGGAAAACTGCCAACAGTATTAGCAGAAATACGGTAATTTTTCCAATATCCCCGATCATAGATAAGAGGTTGTTTTGAGTTGCATTAAGATCCAGTCAATCAATTGTGGCTTCTACAACTTGTAAATACCATTGATTCGATTAAAAAATTCATCAAATCTCTTCAGGGCGCTAATAAATGTATTGTGAATCCTTTTTCCAAATTCAGATTCGTTTCCAAAGGAGCCAGGTGGTGCGCAGGCCCATGAGAGCCCTAAGTAATAGAAACAAAAAACCCGAGCAGAATGCTAGGTTAATTTGATAAGGGTAACTCAGAGTAACTCATAAACACAACGGATACATCTTTGAACTGGGAATGTCTGGAGCTGAGGGTTTTGTAATTTAATTAAGCGACAAAACCCTCCTCTCCAACCACCCACATCTGTGGGCCAAAAGCATATTTCGCTTCACCCTTCACTCCTGACCTTTCACCCAAAAAACAAAAGCCCCGAGCGTTTGCTCGGGTTAATATTGTTGGCCCACTAGGGCTCGAACCGGGCCGAATGTCTTCGAAGAAGTCGAAAGGTCCAGTGGACCTTTTGAAATGAGGAGCCAGGTGGTGCGCAGGCAGGTGAGAGCCTAGCAATAAAAAAACCCCCGAAAATCTCG contains:
- a CDS encoding serine hydrolase domain-containing protein, with the protein product MKLLKRISIVLFVLVLWTAFVGFGFIDGFLLRPLNKLDSPEGFIEAAQEKVQESSVGNLAMTLIEDGQVVETFFKSADKTVDQNTVFPVASISKWVTSYGVMKLVEDGRLDLDKPVDQYLSRWHLPKSEFDNSLVTVRRLLSHSAGLIDELGYSGFPPGQEIQTLEESLTRAADTDYSDGVAIVGYQPGSQYRYSGAGYTILQLLIEEISGQSFETYMKEEVLEPLGMLNSTFAFGATPRTQLAQVFQDDGSTREMNQFTALAAAGLYTTTGDLSKFLQVQLMDNPVLSKETIASQSQAEAFINNIGVYGLGPHLYSQNDQNSLIIGHDGSGNNAINTAARIDLKTGSGVIVLETGHWNMASSLADEWMFWKAGIADYVVMQRNKSYLLTLWGVGCVLQIVLFLILIWTKNPKKR
- a CDS encoding helix-turn-helix domain-containing protein, whose amino-acid sequence is MIGDIGKITVFLLILLAVFLFTTKSKNRIANYFFAIFLLVISFDLSAIFLRKVYSNYPVLDHFRNASAYLQMPLLYFYVKKTCFTNYPIGWKQLWHALPFVGFYVLLLSTEVTREIDVLNIVTTQLQYAAYFVAIFVTLSRFKQIRLANYSVHSGVYKWLRNTTILYLIANCLVLLRLVLNEQRLELLNLIIFAFALIIICWFVIKTMRTPYLFSGVDLDIATTQALSDPQETESYEQEIADLSSHMSAQKPYLDNFLTLQDLAKQTNISERQLSFLINKVLGQHFYDYINSYRIEEACRLLTQNDLNIQQIMYEVGFNSKSSFNTAFKKNTGQTPSQFRNAAGSSMES